In Caretta caretta isolate rCarCar2 chromosome 18, rCarCar1.hap1, whole genome shotgun sequence, a single genomic region encodes these proteins:
- the LOC125624310 gene encoding LOW QUALITY PROTEIN: group IIF secretory phospholipase A2 (The sequence of the model RefSeq protein was modified relative to this genomic sequence to represent the inferred CDS: substituted 1 base at 1 genomic stop codon): MNSKDALNYPSYTQLMHQLRIPLRQAAFWLRQGLWEIHPXGIRFCTDMWKLFPMAILAASILTMIHSSLLNFKFMIRRITRKSALISYNGYGCHCGLGGRGQPLDKTDWCCHAHDCCYKELTNQSCHPFFDHYRYSIIDKDVMCWNTNNATCAKRACECDRTAVLCFRKEASSYHKGYRYYFNFFCKGSTPRC, from the exons ATGAACTCCAAGGATGCTCTGAATTATCCCAGTTACACCCAGCTGATGCATCAGCTAAGGATCCCCTTACGTCAGGCAGCTTtctggctgaggcaggggctaTGGGAGATTCATCCCTAAGGCATCAG GTTCTGCACAGACATGTGGAAACTCTTCCCAATGGCAATACTGGCAGCCAGCA TTTTGACCATGATCCACAGCAGCCTCCTCAATTTCAAATTCATGATCCGGAGAATTACTAGGAAAAGTGCCTTAATTTCCTATAATGGGTATGGATGCCACTGTGGACTCGGTGGGAGAGGGCAGCCTCTAGATAAGACAGACTG GTGCTGTCATGCCCATGACTGCTGCTATAAGGAGTTAACCAACCAGAGCTGTCACCCATTTTTCGATCATTATCGATACTCCATCATCGACAAAGATGTTATGTGCT GGAACACAAATAATGCCACCTGTGCAAAGCGAGCATGTGAATGTGACCGGACAGCGGTCCTGTGTTTCAGAAAGGAAGCAAGCAGCTATCACAAAGGATACCGCTATTACTTCAATTTCTTCTGCAAAGGATCTACCCCCCGTTGCTAA
- the LOC125624433 gene encoding basic phospholipase A2 Sms-N6-like isoform X2: MKMKNLLVFAMLLAYGAVMTQGSFWELQKMIKQVTTKSAFWNYYSYGCHCGLGGKGTPKDGTDQCCYLHDCCYERLNDHGCNAKFNSYSYVYLNGKIYCGMGSQCKRESCQCDGDFVLCLKKHLSSYKKGYRFYRKRHCADEKPTC, encoded by the exons ATGAAGATGAAGAATCTCTTAGTATTTGCTATGCTACTTGCTTATG GTGCAGTTATGACACAAGGGAGTTTCTGGGAGCTTCAAAAGATGATTAAGCAAGTCACTACGAAATCTGCCTTTTGGAATTATTACAGCTACGGCTGCCACTGCGGATTGGGCGGTAAAGGGACGCCAAAGGATGGCACTGATCA GTGCTGTTACTTGCATGACTGCTGCTATGAGAGGCTCAATGATCATGGCTGTAATGCCAAATTTAATTCATACAGCTACGTCTACCTGAATGGAAAGATCTACTGCG GCATGGGGAGCCAGTGCAAAAGAGAGAGCTGCCAGTGTGACGGTGACTTTGTGCTCTGCTTGAAGAAACACTTAAGCAGCTACAAGAAGGGTTATCGCTTCTATAGAAAGAGGCACTGTGCGGATGAGAAGCCCACGTGTTAA
- the LOC125624433 gene encoding basic phospholipase A2 Sms-N6-like isoform X1: MWSLSSQKGGTDRLYKVNLSLSEIRSHRELQRLSQAQKQLCMKMKNLLVFAMLLAYGAVMTQGSFWELQKMIKQVTTKSAFWNYYSYGCHCGLGGKGTPKDGTDQCCYLHDCCYERLNDHGCNAKFNSYSYVYLNGKIYCGMGSQCKRESCQCDGDFVLCLKKHLSSYKKGYRFYRKRHCADEKPTC, encoded by the exons ATGTGGTCACTGAGTTCCCAAAAGGGAGGGACAGACCGTCTATATAAGGTAAATCTGTCACTATCCGAGATCAGGAGTCACCGTGAGCTACAGAGACTTTCCCAAGCCCAGAAACA GCTCTGCATGAAGATGAAGAATCTCTTAGTATTTGCTATGCTACTTGCTTATG GTGCAGTTATGACACAAGGGAGTTTCTGGGAGCTTCAAAAGATGATTAAGCAAGTCACTACGAAATCTGCCTTTTGGAATTATTACAGCTACGGCTGCCACTGCGGATTGGGCGGTAAAGGGACGCCAAAGGATGGCACTGATCA GTGCTGTTACTTGCATGACTGCTGCTATGAGAGGCTCAATGATCATGGCTGTAATGCCAAATTTAATTCATACAGCTACGTCTACCTGAATGGAAAGATCTACTGCG GCATGGGGAGCCAGTGCAAAAGAGAGAGCTGCCAGTGTGACGGTGACTTTGTGCTCTGCTTGAAGAAACACTTAAGCAGCTACAAGAAGGGTTATCGCTTCTATAGAAAGAGGCACTGTGCGGATGAGAAGCCCACGTGTTAA